A part of Rhipicephalus microplus isolate Deutch F79 chromosome 8, USDA_Rmic, whole genome shotgun sequence genomic DNA contains:
- the LOC119165398 gene encoding venom metalloproteinase antarease TserMP_A, with protein sequence MQKQVEQVSDQTYFLVAFLSIVVTAVKPENERPIVYPELFRSREADGGRLLKISDDILLRLQKSSVFAREVLVRTYTDGVPTHTYMSGPYLEGDLYHDETAMASVILSEESGVKVEGMINARMRIVPLQTHERSEDGRMAHILIEMPDDISNYNEDYDFTTSKHTLSLTRALNKNDTMHVTERSADIVYPELFVVVDSAFAAVFNSTADIIKYVSVSVNAMNLKYLGITDPKVKHRLVGLEVTTMEQEQFLRRVTADQRFVHSQGTLASFQTYITQNSQVYEKADLVYLITGQDLATVKNYQVSNRNAGFAYVRTVCTVHKVGIGEDRPPTFKGVHVMSHEIGHIMGCLHDGEHSPFVNDPIPGSESCPFADGYMMSYLRKNKNTYKFSACSITQMRETARSQAASCLHEENFVNTTLKKYPYLPGQLLTRTRQCQNAFPTLNNIQFLQKYGVKDCTIRCGIPSEAPDSEHRVLHLSDGTKCARKNRSKYICINGLCLEEKTSYGYEAVP encoded by the exons atgcAAAAGCAAGTTGAGCAAGTTAGTGACCAAACCTACTTCCTGGTTGCTTTCCTTTCGATTGTTGTCACAGCTGTCAAGCCAGAAAACG AGCGACCCATTGTGTATCCAGAGTTATTTCGGAGCCGAGAAGCCGATGGGGGCCGCCTCCTGAAGATATCCGATGACATATTACTTCGACTTCAGAAGAGCTCTGTTTTCGCGAGAGAGGTACTGGTGCGGACGTACACGGATGGTGTACCCACGCACACATAT ATGAGTGGACCTTATCTGGAAGGTGATCTTTACCACGATGAAACTGCGATGGCGTCCGTTATTCTGTCTGAAGAAAGTGGCGTTAAAGTG GAAGGCATGATCAACGCAAGGATGCGTATCGTGCCACTCCAGACACACGAACGCAGTGAAGACGGCCGTATGGCGCACATACTTATTGAAATGCCAGATGAcatatcaaattacaatgaagaCTATG ATTTCACTACGTCTAAGCATACATTAAGTCTGACCCGTGCTCTGAACAAAAATG ATACCATGCACGTGACAGAACGTTCAGCTGACATCGTATATCCTGAACTTTTTGTCGTTGTGGACTCTGCCTTTGCAGCGGTGTTCAATAGTACCGCTGACATTATTAAATACGTCTCCGTATCAGTAAATGCT ATGAATCTCAAATACTTGGGGATTACCGATCCTAAAGTGAAACACCGACTGGTTGGACTAGAAGTCACAACT ATGGAGCAGGAGCAGTTTCTACGAAGAGTGACTGCGGACCAGAGATTTGTTCACTCACAGGGAACGCTTGCTTCGTTTCAAACATACATAACGCAAAACAGTCAGGTGTACGAGAAAGCTGACCTCGTTTATCTTATAACTGG GCAGGACTTGGCTACAGTAAAAAATTACCAAGTATCTAATCGCAATGCTG GATTTGCTTATGTAAGAACAGTGTGCACTGTTCACAAAGTAGGGATCGGAGAAGACAGGCCCCCAACTTTCAAAGGTGTCCACGTAATGTCACATGAAATAGGACATAT CATGGGCTGTCTGCACGATGGCGAACACTCCCCTTTCGTAAATGACCCAATTCCTGGATCGGAGAGTTGCCCTTTCGCAGACGGTTATATGATGAGCTACCTAAGGAAAAACAAGAACACATACAAGTTTTCCGCCTGCAGCATCACACAAATGAGGGAAACAGCACG GTCCCAAGCGGCATCCTGCCTACACGAAGAAAACTTCGTTAATACAACCCTGAAAAAGTATCCCTATCTGCCCGGGCAGTTGTTGACGAGGACAAGGCAGTGCCAGAATGCTTTTCCAACTTTAAACAATATACAGTTCTTGCAA AAATATGGAGTGAAAGACTGTACCATAAGATGTGGTATTCCAAGCGAAGCTCCAGATTCAGAGCACAGAGTCCTTCATTTAAGTGATGGAACTAAATGCGCAAGAAAGAATCGCAGTAAATAC ATTTGCATCAATGGCTTATGCTTGGAAGAGAAAACGTCGTATGGATATGAAGCCGTACCATAG